One Streptomyces sp. B21-105 genomic region harbors:
- a CDS encoding LacI family DNA-binding transcriptional regulator, with amino-acid sequence MNNGAGGRRRPPTIHDVAREAGVSRGTVSRVLNGGHYVSPAAAEAVNAAIRRTGYVVNRHARSLITGRSDSVGFLLTEPQERFFEDPNFNVLLRGCTQALAAHDVPLLLMLAGTEDERRRITRYITAGHVDGVLLVSSHFGDPIATELGEAGVPLVACGKPMGIGAKVSYVAADDRDGARDMVRHLLARGRRRIGVVTGPLDTPGGVERLAGYREVLAEAGVPYDERLVVSGDYSRASGEAGAELLLAQAPELDAVFVASDLMAQGVLAVLQRAGRQVPQDVAVGGFDDSPAATAASPSLTTIRQPWDRISSEMVRVLLAQIGGEDPSAVILPTELVRREST; translated from the coding sequence ATGAACAATGGTGCGGGGGGCCGGCGCAGACCGCCGACCATCCACGACGTGGCGCGCGAGGCGGGGGTCTCCCGGGGCACCGTCTCGCGGGTGCTCAACGGCGGCCACTATGTCAGCCCCGCGGCGGCGGAGGCGGTCAACGCCGCCATCCGCAGGACGGGTTACGTCGTGAACCGGCACGCCCGCTCGCTGATCACCGGCCGGTCCGACTCCGTGGGCTTCCTGCTGACGGAGCCCCAGGAGCGGTTCTTCGAGGACCCCAACTTCAACGTCCTGCTGCGCGGCTGCACCCAGGCGCTGGCCGCGCACGACGTTCCCCTCCTGCTGATGCTGGCCGGCACCGAGGACGAGCGCCGGCGCATCACGCGGTACATCACCGCCGGGCACGTCGACGGGGTGCTGCTGGTCTCCAGCCACTTCGGGGACCCGATCGCCACCGAGCTGGGGGAGGCGGGGGTGCCCCTGGTCGCCTGCGGCAAGCCGATGGGGATCGGCGCGAAGGTGAGCTACGTGGCCGCCGACGACCGTGACGGCGCCCGGGACATGGTGCGGCATCTGCTGGCGCGGGGCCGTCGGCGCATCGGCGTGGTCACCGGCCCGCTGGACACCCCGGGCGGTGTGGAGCGGCTCGCCGGATACCGGGAGGTGCTCGCCGAGGCGGGCGTCCCCTACGACGAACGGCTCGTCGTGTCCGGCGACTACAGCCGGGCCAGCGGCGAGGCCGGCGCGGAGCTGCTGCTGGCCCAGGCGCCGGAGCTGGACGCGGTGTTCGTCGCGTCCGACCTGATGGCGCAGGGCGTGCTGGCGGTGCTGCAGCGGGCGGGGCGGCAGGTGCCGCAGGACGTGGCGGTCGGCGGCTTCGACGACTCCCCTGCGGCCACCGCCGCCAGCCCCTCCCTCACCACCATCCGCCAGCCCTGGGACCGGATCAGCAGCGAGATGGTCCGGGTGCTCCTCGCCCAGATCGGCGGCGAGGACCCCTCGGCGGTGATCCTGCCGACGGAACTGGTCCGACGCGAGTCCACCTGA